In Desulfofundulus kuznetsovii DSM 6115, the following are encoded in one genomic region:
- a CDS encoding flagellar hook-basal body protein, producing the protein MIRSLFAGVAGMKNHQIRMDVIGNNISNVNTVGFKSQRANFQDMVYQMIKSPSAPTGGTSGAGSINPSQVGTGVIVAGIGTNMGQGALQGTGRTLDLAIQGNGFFKVTGTSGKSVYTRNGIFYIDQNGFMVDSNGNLLTGIGNDGATSPTWTAPGSIQFIDSTGNAAVVGSISIGKDGKITAYDTAGNQLTIKIGSNTPPNAYVALFTFPNPEGLKKVGQNYFDVTDASGSENRLDNTKMSSEIESGYLEMSNVDLTDEFTNMITTQRGYQASARIITVSDTMLEELINLKR; encoded by the coding sequence ATGATCCGCTCTCTTTTCGCCGGCGTCGCCGGCATGAAAAACCACCAGATCCGCATGGACGTCATCGGCAACAATATATCCAACGTGAACACCGTGGGCTTTAAAAGCCAGCGGGCTAATTTCCAGGATATGGTCTATCAAATGATCAAGTCACCCAGCGCTCCGACGGGAGGCACCTCAGGAGCAGGCTCAATCAACCCGTCTCAGGTTGGTACTGGTGTTATTGTAGCAGGAATAGGCACCAATATGGGCCAAGGCGCACTGCAAGGAACCGGACGCACCCTGGACCTGGCCATTCAAGGGAATGGGTTCTTTAAAGTAACAGGTACGAGTGGCAAGAGCGTCTATACAAGGAACGGTATTTTCTACATTGATCAAAATGGGTTTATGGTCGATAGTAATGGCAATCTATTGACAGGAATAGGTAATGATGGTGCAACCTCCCCTACTTGGACTGCTCCTGGAAGTATACAATTTATCGATTCAACAGGAAATGCTGCTGTGGTTGGCTCAATAAGCATAGGGAAAGATGGTAAAATAACTGCATATGATACCGCAGGAAACCAGTTAACAATTAAAATCGGTTCAAATACACCTCCGAATGCCTATGTTGCCCTTTTCACATTCCCTAATCCGGAAGGCCTTAAAAAAGTAGGTCAAAACTATTTTGACGTAACAGATGCAAGTGGATCAGAGAACCGACTGGATAATACTAAGATGTCCAGTGAAATCGAGTCCGGCTACCTGGAGATGTCCAACGTGGATCTGACCGACGAGTTCACCAATATGATCACCACCCAGCGCGGCTACCAGGCCAGCGCCCGGATTATTACCGTCTCCGACACCATGCTGGAGGAACTGATCAACCTGAAACGGTAG
- a CDS encoding flagellar hook-basal body protein, protein MIQSIYTSLAGMLSHRTRMDVLANNIANINTPGYKAAQTSFQDTLYQTIRAGTAQSNPSQMGTGVMLAAVLNNFNQGSLVPTGRSLDLAINGNGFFGLKASDEDGEERIYYTREGSFSVDKEGYLVNSSGLRLVDESGSEIQLDVSKPVAAINVSNMGKISVTYSDGSTASDDKQIGLFSFPNPNGLTRVGGNLYTDNNASGNGGEESPAGERLDGTPGKDGLGTIESGCLEMSNVDLATELGNLIVTQRGYEANAKVFTTSDEVLRETIELKR, encoded by the coding sequence GTGATCCAGTCGATATATACCAGCCTGGCCGGTATGCTCAGCCATCGCACGCGCATGGACGTTCTGGCCAACAACATCGCCAACATAAACACCCCGGGGTACAAAGCGGCCCAGACCAGTTTTCAGGATACCCTTTATCAAACCATACGCGCCGGCACGGCCCAGAGCAATCCTTCCCAGATGGGAACGGGCGTAATGCTGGCCGCTGTGCTCAACAACTTCAACCAGGGGTCGCTTGTGCCAACCGGCCGGTCGCTGGACCTGGCCATTAACGGGAACGGATTTTTCGGGTTAAAAGCAAGCGATGAAGACGGGGAAGAGAGAATTTACTATACCAGGGAAGGCTCTTTTTCAGTGGACAAGGAAGGCTATCTGGTCAATTCCAGCGGCCTCAGGCTGGTGGACGAGAGCGGAAGCGAGATACAACTGGATGTATCCAAACCTGTTGCTGCCATAAATGTTTCAAACATGGGGAAAATTTCCGTCACCTACAGCGACGGCAGCACCGCCAGCGATGATAAACAAATCGGCCTGTTCAGCTTCCCCAACCCCAACGGCCTGACCAGGGTGGGAGGCAACCTATATACCGACAATAACGCTTCGGGGAACGGTGGCGAAGAAAGTCCTGCCGGAGAAAGGCTGGACGGAACGCCGGGCAAGGACGGCCTGGGCACCATCGAGTCCGGTTGCCTGGAGATGTCCAATGTTGACCTGGCCACGGAACTGGGCAACCTGATCGTCACCCAGCGCGGCTACGAAGCCAACGCCAAGGTCTTCACCACCTCCGACGAGGTGCTCCGGGAAACCATTGAGCTGAAGCGTTAA